In Microbacterium maritypicum, the following are encoded in one genomic region:
- a CDS encoding RNA polymerase-binding protein RbpA, with translation MATGGNAIRGTRVGSGPMGEQDHGYHADRIAVSYWDGLGNETVRYFAAGLPEEEIPETIDHPQSGLPAGRDKENPPALAKAEPYKTHLAYVKERRTDEEAVQLLDDALTQLRERRGQ, from the coding sequence ATGGCTACCGGTGGAAACGCCATCCGCGGCACCCGTGTCGGCTCCGGCCCGATGGGCGAGCAGGATCACGGTTATCACGCCGACCGAATCGCGGTCTCGTACTGGGACGGACTCGGCAACGAGACCGTGCGCTACTTCGCTGCGGGACTCCCCGAAGAGGAGATCCCCGAGACGATCGATCACCCGCAGTCGGGTCTCCCGGCCGGGCGTGACAAGGAGAACCCTCCTGCTCTCGCGAAGGCGGAGCCGTACAAGACGCACCTCGCGTATGTGAAGGAGCGTCGTACCGACGAGGAAGCCGTCCAGCTTCTCGACGACGCGCTCACCCAGCTGCGCGAGCGTCGGGGACAGTGA
- the tig gene encoding trigger factor: MANSTVEKLTPTRVKLTITVTPDDLKPSIAHAYEHIAQDVQIPGFRKGKVPAPIIDQRIGRGAVIEHAVNEGLDKFFRDATVEHKLRVVGRPAADITQWPNEKDFSGDLLVDIEVDVRPDIELPSYDDITVTVDAVEADEAALDAELDNMRARFGTLVPVDRPAAKGDFVELDLVATIDGAEIDRAEGVSYEIGSGELLEGIDDAIESLTAGEDTTFRSALVGGDHAGSEAEVSVSVKAVKERELPEADDDFAQIASEFDTIAELRESLAERVAQQGVFTQGSAARDKLVEALLEKIEIPVPPQLIEDEVHNHLEGEGRLEDDVHRAEVTEASEKQFRTQVLLDTIAEQADVQVSQEELSQYLIQSAAQYGMAPQEFVEALQSSNQLPALVGEVARNKALAIALGKVKVVDSNGKAVDLSDFIVTDDEAETEAEAEEKPAKKAPAKKAPAKKAPAKKAEADAADETAEKKPAAKKPAAKKAPAKKAADKAE; the protein is encoded by the coding sequence ATGGCGAACAGCACCGTCGAGAAGCTGACCCCGACCCGGGTCAAGCTCACCATCACGGTCACCCCGGACGACCTCAAGCCCAGCATCGCGCACGCCTACGAGCACATCGCTCAGGACGTGCAGATCCCCGGCTTCCGCAAGGGCAAGGTCCCGGCGCCCATCATCGATCAGCGCATCGGCCGCGGTGCGGTCATCGAGCACGCGGTGAACGAGGGCCTGGACAAGTTCTTCCGTGACGCCACGGTCGAGCACAAGCTGCGCGTCGTCGGCCGTCCGGCCGCCGACATCACGCAGTGGCCGAACGAGAAGGACTTCTCCGGTGACCTGCTCGTCGACATCGAGGTGGACGTCCGCCCCGACATCGAGCTGCCCTCCTACGACGACATCACCGTGACGGTCGACGCCGTCGAGGCCGACGAGGCCGCACTGGATGCCGAGCTCGACAACATGCGTGCGCGCTTCGGCACGCTGGTGCCGGTCGACCGTCCGGCAGCGAAGGGCGACTTCGTCGAACTCGACCTCGTCGCGACGATCGACGGCGCCGAGATCGACCGCGCCGAGGGCGTCTCCTACGAGATCGGCTCCGGCGAGCTGCTCGAGGGCATCGACGACGCGATCGAGTCGCTCACCGCCGGTGAGGACACCACGTTCCGCTCGGCTCTCGTGGGCGGCGACCACGCCGGCTCCGAGGCCGAGGTCTCCGTGTCCGTCAAGGCCGTCAAGGAGCGCGAGCTTCCCGAGGCCGACGACGACTTCGCGCAGATCGCGAGCGAGTTCGACACCATCGCGGAGCTCCGCGAGAGCCTGGCTGAGCGCGTCGCACAGCAGGGCGTCTTCACGCAGGGTTCCGCCGCGCGCGACAAGCTCGTCGAGGCGCTGCTCGAGAAGATCGAGATCCCGGTTCCGCCGCAGCTCATCGAGGACGAGGTGCACAACCACCTCGAGGGCGAAGGCCGTCTCGAGGACGACGTGCACCGCGCCGAGGTCACCGAGGCGAGCGAGAAGCAGTTCCGCACGCAGGTGCTGCTCGACACGATCGCCGAGCAGGCCGACGTGCAGGTCTCGCAGGAAGAGCTGAGCCAGTACCTGATCCAGTCTGCCGCGCAGTACGGGATGGCTCCGCAGGAGTTCGTCGAGGCGCTGCAGTCCTCGAACCAGCTGCCCGCGCTCGTCGGTGAGGTGGCCCGGAACAAGGCCCTCGCCATCGCGCTCGGCAAGGTCAAGGTCGTCGACAGCAACGGCAAGGCCGTCGACCTCTCCGACTTCATCGTCACGGACGACGAGGCCGAGACCGAGGCGGAAGCCGAGGAGAAGCCGGCCAAGAAGGCTCCGGCCAAGAAGGCTCCCGCCAAGAAGGCTCCCGCCAAGAAGGCCGAAGCCGACGCTGCGGACGAGACCGCCGAGAAGAAGCCGGCTGCCAAGAAGCCCGCCGCCAAGAAGGCTCCGGCCAAGAAGGCTGCCGACAAGGCTGAGTGA
- a CDS encoding tetratricopeptide repeat protein yields MTTWDERIDEVWEDATGEEVGDDTIARIDALAAERGSDDARAEFERAGARDSAGKPAEAVELYRRALQLGLDEEHRPQCVIQLASSLRNLGEYDEALAVIRAEEELSADGPYRDAVATVHALILASAGRPAQGLSVALLALVPHLPRYHRSMTAYAHEIAGTDT; encoded by the coding sequence ATGACGACGTGGGATGAGCGCATCGACGAGGTGTGGGAGGACGCGACGGGCGAAGAGGTCGGCGACGACACGATCGCGCGGATCGATGCCCTGGCCGCCGAGCGCGGATCGGACGACGCACGCGCGGAGTTCGAACGTGCGGGTGCGCGCGACTCTGCGGGGAAGCCGGCCGAGGCCGTGGAACTGTACCGGCGCGCCCTGCAGCTCGGTCTCGACGAGGAGCACCGCCCGCAGTGCGTGATCCAGCTGGCGAGCTCCCTGCGCAACCTGGGGGAGTACGACGAGGCTCTCGCCGTCATCCGTGCCGAGGAGGAGCTGTCGGCTGATGGGCCCTATCGCGACGCCGTCGCGACGGTCCACGCACTCATCCTCGCGAGTGCCGGGCGACCGGCGCAGGGGCTCTCGGTCGCGTTGCTCGCCCTCGTGCCGCACCTCCCGCGGTACCACCGCTCGATGACGGCCTACGCCCACGAGATCGCCGGCACCGACACCTGA
- a CDS encoding ATP-dependent Clp protease proteolytic subunit has product MAAEPLLATSVFDRLLKDRIIWLGSEVRDENANEICAKILLLAAEDSERDIYLYVNSPGGSITAGMAIYDTMQFVPNDIVTVGIGMAASMGQLLLTAGTKGKRYITPNARVLLHQPHGGFGGTSSDIQTQAQLIMSMKNRLAEITAAQTGKSVEQINADGDRDRWFTAEEALEYGFVDHIRESASDVIGGGGTDQDTE; this is encoded by the coding sequence ATGGCTGCAGAACCCCTCCTCGCAACGAGCGTCTTCGACAGGTTGCTGAAGGACCGCATCATCTGGCTCGGCTCGGAGGTGCGAGACGAGAACGCGAACGAGATCTGCGCGAAGATCCTTCTTCTCGCCGCAGAGGACTCCGAGCGAGACATCTACCTCTACGTGAACTCGCCGGGTGGCTCGATCACCGCGGGTATGGCGATCTACGACACGATGCAGTTCGTGCCGAACGACATCGTCACCGTCGGCATCGGAATGGCAGCCTCGATGGGCCAGCTGCTGCTGACCGCGGGCACCAAGGGCAAGCGCTACATCACGCCCAACGCCCGGGTGCTGCTGCACCAGCCGCACGGTGGCTTCGGCGGTACGTCGAGTGACATCCAGACCCAGGCGCAGCTCATCATGTCGATGAAGAACCGCCTCGCCGAGATCACCGCAGCGCAGACCGGCAAGTCTGTCGAGCAGATCAACGCCGACGGTGACCGCGACCGCTGGTTCACCGCCGAGGAAGCGCTCGAGTACGGCTTCGTCGACCACATCCGCGAATCGGCCTCCGACGTCATCGGCGGCGGCGGAACCGACCAGGACACCGAGTAA
- a CDS encoding ATP-dependent Clp protease proteolytic subunit — MYTPTFRAAGDLPSSRYVLPQFEERTAYGFKRQDPYNKLFEDRVIFLGVQVDDASADDVMAQLLVLESQDSERDITMYINSPGGSFTAMTAIYDTMQYVAPQIQTVVLGQAASAAAVLLAAGAPGKRLALPNARVLIHQPAMGEAGHGQASDIEIQAAEILRMRTWLEETLAGHTKRTPEQVNRDIDRDNILSAAQALEYGIVDQVLTTRKRV, encoded by the coding sequence ATGTACACACCCACCTTCCGCGCTGCCGGTGACCTGCCCTCCAGCCGCTACGTGCTCCCGCAGTTCGAGGAGCGCACGGCCTACGGGTTCAAGCGTCAGGACCCGTACAACAAGCTGTTCGAAGACCGCGTGATCTTCCTCGGCGTGCAGGTCGATGACGCGTCGGCCGACGACGTGATGGCGCAGCTCCTCGTCCTGGAGAGCCAGGACTCCGAGCGTGACATCACGATGTACATCAACTCGCCCGGTGGTTCGTTCACCGCGATGACGGCGATCTACGACACGATGCAGTACGTCGCGCCGCAGATCCAGACCGTGGTGCTCGGCCAGGCGGCATCCGCCGCGGCCGTGCTGCTCGCGGCCGGCGCGCCCGGCAAGCGTCTCGCGCTGCCGAACGCCCGAGTGTTGATCCACCAGCCCGCGATGGGCGAGGCCGGCCACGGCCAGGCTTCGGACATCGAGATCCAGGCCGCGGAGATCCTCCGTATGCGGACCTGGCTCGAGGAGACCCTGGCAGGGCACACCAAGCGCACCCCGGAGCAGGTGAACCGTGACATCGATCGCGACAACATCCTCTCCGCCGCGCAGGCGCTGGAGTACGGCATCGTCGACCAGGTGCTCACCACGCGCAAGCGGGTCTGA
- a CDS encoding sugar-binding transcriptional regulator encodes MEEDLLMVRVAELYYDEDKTQDEIGGLLKISRWKVGRLLVQAKDRGIVRIEIVHPRARRLGLERMLVERFGLTDAVVVPAPDGDDGTLERVAQAAADFLTALRPVPRTLGVSWGRTLRAVAEALPDGWANGVTVVQLNGGVSLNRRSGGAAGLAVTIAQRASGQVSLLPSPAILERVETKQAIESDRTVAAVLEEAAEAQAFLFTAGPCDASSAHVENGYLTGEEVEELARRGAVGDVLGRYVDAEGNIVDSQLDARTVGVSLDRLRGAAHAIFVTAGPAKHDIARTVVTSGLCGVLVTDETTARALLEEQ; translated from the coding sequence GTGGAAGAAGATCTACTCATGGTTCGCGTCGCCGAGCTCTACTACGACGAGGACAAGACCCAGGACGAGATCGGCGGGCTCCTCAAGATCTCCCGCTGGAAGGTCGGCCGACTTCTGGTCCAGGCCAAGGACCGCGGCATCGTGCGCATCGAGATCGTGCACCCGCGTGCCCGTCGGCTCGGTCTGGAGCGGATGCTGGTGGAGCGGTTCGGCCTCACCGATGCCGTCGTCGTGCCCGCGCCGGACGGCGACGACGGGACGCTCGAGCGCGTCGCGCAGGCTGCCGCCGACTTCCTGACCGCGCTGCGTCCGGTTCCGCGCACCCTCGGCGTGAGCTGGGGGCGTACGCTCCGTGCCGTCGCTGAAGCCCTCCCCGACGGATGGGCCAACGGTGTCACCGTCGTGCAGCTCAACGGCGGCGTCAGCCTGAACCGCCGCTCCGGCGGCGCGGCCGGGCTGGCCGTGACGATCGCCCAGCGCGCCTCCGGGCAGGTGTCGCTGCTGCCGAGCCCGGCGATCCTCGAGCGCGTGGAGACCAAACAGGCCATCGAGTCCGACCGCACGGTCGCGGCGGTTCTCGAAGAAGCTGCCGAGGCGCAGGCGTTCCTGTTCACCGCGGGACCTTGCGATGCCTCGTCCGCCCACGTCGAGAACGGCTACCTCACGGGCGAGGAGGTCGAGGAGCTGGCGCGGCGCGGCGCGGTCGGTGACGTTCTCGGCCGCTACGTCGATGCCGAGGGCAACATCGTCGACTCGCAGCTCGACGCCCGGACGGTCGGCGTGTCGCTCGACCGGCTGCGCGGAGCCGCCCACGCGATCTTCGTCACGGCGGGCCCCGCCAAGCACGACATCGCACGCACGGTCGTGACCAGTGGCCTGTGCGGTGTACT